A window of the Lactobacillus amylovorus DSM 20531 genome harbors these coding sequences:
- the scpB gene encoding SMC-Scp complex subunit ScpB gives MASKEANLEALLYAAGDSGIEEQNLTALLEVDGKELGQIAEKVKQRLAADKDSGIQLIHVAHTYKLTTSPQTAEIIEKYFQKDLTKNLSQSALEILAIVAYRQPITRVEIDDIRGVNSSGALQTLVWRGLIETNGKKEAPGHPKLYVTTDYFLQYFNYQSLADLPLIEDFEDSANNEEIDLFDPKKTDQDTQKEGQ, from the coding sequence ATGGCAAGTAAGGAAGCAAATTTAGAAGCACTTCTATATGCAGCTGGAGATAGCGGAATTGAAGAGCAAAATTTGACTGCGCTTCTTGAAGTAGATGGCAAAGAGTTAGGGCAAATTGCAGAAAAGGTTAAGCAAAGATTAGCTGCGGACAAAGATTCTGGAATTCAGTTAATTCATGTAGCTCACACCTATAAGCTGACTACTAGTCCTCAAACAGCTGAAATAATTGAAAAATATTTCCAAAAAGATTTAACGAAAAACTTAAGCCAATCAGCTTTAGAAATTTTGGCAATTGTCGCATATCGTCAACCAATAACTAGAGTAGAAATTGATGATATTCGTGGTGTTAATTCTTCGGGTGCGCTACAGACCTTGGTTTGGCGCGGTTTAATCGAAACCAATGGTAAGAAAGAAGCACCAGGCCATCCAAAGCTTTATGTGACTACTGATTACTTTTTACAATACTTCAATTATCAAAGTTTAGCTGATCTTCCACTAATTGAAGACTTTGAAGATAGTGCGAATAACGAAGAAATAGATTTGTTTGATCCTAAGAAGACAGATCAAGATACTCAGAAAGAAGGACAATAA
- a CDS encoding pseudouridine synthase has product MAERLQKVIAEAGIASRRKAEKMITAGRVKVDGKVITKLGTKVDTFSNITVDDEPIERESLHTYLFYKPRGVVSTASDDKDRKTVVDYFEDVPYRLYPVGRLDYDTSGLLLMTNDGKLANLLMHPRNEVSKVYVAKIKGILTPEEIKTLTHGVKLDHFKAAPAKVKVLKTDKRKDTQIVQLTIHEGHYHQVKRMFKAVGHLVEKLSREKYAFLTLDSLTSGQYRELSKNEVDKLMRLD; this is encoded by the coding sequence ATGGCAGAAAGACTGCAAAAAGTTATTGCGGAAGCAGGCATTGCGTCAAGACGAAAAGCAGAAAAAATGATTACTGCTGGACGCGTTAAAGTCGACGGTAAAGTTATTACTAAATTAGGTACTAAGGTCGACACTTTTAGCAATATCACAGTGGATGATGAACCAATCGAAAGAGAAAGTCTACACACTTATCTTTTCTATAAGCCACGTGGTGTTGTTTCAACTGCTAGCGATGACAAAGATCGAAAGACAGTAGTGGATTATTTTGAAGACGTACCATACCGTTTATATCCTGTAGGTCGTCTGGATTACGATACCTCTGGTCTTTTATTAATGACTAATGATGGTAAATTGGCCAACTTGTTAATGCATCCAAGAAACGAAGTTTCAAAGGTTTATGTAGCCAAGATCAAAGGGATTTTGACTCCAGAAGAGATTAAAACTCTGACCCATGGTGTTAAGCTGGATCATTTTAAGGCTGCTCCTGCCAAGGTTAAAGTGCTTAAAACAGATAAGCGTAAGGATACTCAAATTGTCCAATTGACTATTCATGAAGGTCATTACCACCAGGTAAAAAGAATGTTTAAGGCAGTTGGCCATTTGGTTGAAAAATTGTCACGAGAAAAATATGCTTTCTTAACTTTGGATTCGCTTACTTCCGGTCAATATCGGGAATTATCGAAAAATGAAGTTGACAAGTTAATGCGTTTGGATTAA
- a CDS encoding ECF transporter S component, translated as MDKARTKSGNLTNVVAYALIGCIAFVVMKFEFPIMPGVGFLKFDFSDVIITIGMFIFGAVPGIIIAVIRMILSLIFSGFALPIVIGEITAFLASMSFSLPFYFFSRKVTPESRKTLRGRLMPVVGLIIGVLAMTCILAVANAFVLTPVYAITAVPNLPAIKGYGALYHFTEKVYLGQLLHLPSMKAYIFSIIVPFNLLKGVINSVAVYLLFEATITTIKPFVRKRFNLN; from the coding sequence ATGGATAAAGCTAGAACTAAATCTGGTAACTTAACCAATGTTGTCGCATATGCCTTAATTGGCTGTATTGCATTTGTAGTTATGAAATTCGAATTTCCAATTATGCCTGGTGTGGGCTTTTTGAAATTTGATTTTTCAGACGTCATTATTACCATCGGGATGTTTATTTTCGGAGCCGTTCCAGGAATTATCATCGCTGTGATCAGAATGATTTTGAGTTTAATTTTTAGCGGTTTTGCACTTCCAATTGTCATTGGTGAAATAACAGCGTTTTTGGCATCTATGTCGTTTTCATTGCCATTTTATTTCTTTAGTAGGAAAGTAACCCCTGAGAGTAGAAAGACGCTGAGAGGACGTTTAATGCCGGTTGTAGGATTAATCATTGGTGTTTTAGCAATGACATGCATCTTAGCTGTAGCTAATGCCTTTGTTTTAACTCCTGTTTATGCAATTACTGCAGTGCCTAATTTGCCAGCAATTAAAGGTTATGGTGCGCTTTACCACTTTACGGAAAAAGTATATTTGGGGCAATTGCTCCATTTGCCATCAATGAAGGCGTACATCTTTAGCATTATTGTTCCGTTCAACTTGTTAAAAGGTGTCATCAACAGTGTGGCAGTTTACTTGTTATTTGAAGCAACGATTACAACGATTAAACCATTTGTCCGTAAAAGATTTAATTTAAACTAA
- a CDS encoding SAG1386/EF1546 family surface-associated protein, with amino-acid sequence MDKKSTGPYKHYERPTEKRSAKDHRPNGSGRWIATIAILAVILIALVPTVYRLASNHSSEKATEVQTVKKTSLSSKSKSSQAKKKSSASSASSKSNDSAKTSSSSSEKTIYTIKTGDTLTSIAQKHGLTVDQLAKLNNLKDTSNVNIGQTLKLK; translated from the coding sequence ATGGATAAAAAATCAACGGGTCCATACAAGCACTATGAGCGTCCTACTGAGAAGCGAAGCGCAAAAGATCATCGACCTAACGGCTCTGGTCGCTGGATTGCAACAATTGCAATTCTAGCAGTGATCTTAATTGCACTTGTTCCAACAGTATATCGCTTAGCCTCAAATCATTCTTCTGAAAAAGCTACTGAAGTTCAAACAGTCAAGAAAACTTCTTTAAGTTCAAAGAGCAAGAGCTCTCAAGCTAAGAAAAAATCATCAGCTTCCTCAGCTTCTTCAAAGAGCAATGATTCTGCCAAAACTAGTTCTAGTTCATCGGAAAAGACTATTTATACAATTAAAACCGGTGATACTTTGACTAGTATTGCGCAAAAACATGGACTCACTGTTGATCAATTAGCCAAGTTAAATAATCTTAAAGACACTTCAAATGTCAATATTGGCCAGACACTTAAGTTAAAATAA
- the cmk gene encoding (d)CMP kinase — MQVAVDGPASAGKSTVAKIIAKKLSFVYIDTGAMYRACTVIARNHNLDYGDEAGILKAIDEDGIELRSEDGEQKVYVAGKDVSKEIRTPEISANVSQVSALPKIREKMVSLQRQMAGKTNVIMDGRDIGTTVLPNAELKIFLVASARSRAERRLLDLKERGIESKQTVDEIEKDIAARDYKDSHRKISPLKKADDAIEIDTTNMSIDQVVEAILAQIKKTQKIF, encoded by the coding sequence ATGCAAGTAGCAGTTGATGGTCCTGCATCAGCAGGAAAGAGCACGGTTGCTAAAATCATCGCTAAAAAGTTGTCATTTGTATATATTGACACAGGTGCAATGTACCGTGCATGTACAGTTATTGCTCGTAATCATAATTTGGATTACGGGGATGAAGCGGGAATCTTAAAAGCCATTGATGAAGATGGAATCGAATTAAGATCCGAAGATGGTGAACAAAAAGTTTACGTAGCTGGAAAAGACGTTTCTAAAGAAATTAGAACTCCAGAAATTTCAGCTAACGTATCACAAGTTTCCGCTTTACCTAAGATTCGTGAAAAGATGGTTAGTTTGCAACGTCAAATGGCAGGCAAGACCAATGTTATTATGGATGGTCGTGATATCGGAACTACAGTATTGCCTAATGCTGAATTAAAGATCTTTTTGGTAGCTTCTGCTAGATCACGTGCTGAACGCCGTCTTTTAGATCTTAAGGAACGTGGGATCGAATCAAAGCAAACTGTTGATGAAATTGAAAAAGACATCGCAGCAAGAGATTACAAGGATTCACACCGTAAAATTTCGCCACTTAAAAAGGCAGATGATGCAATTGAAATTGACACTACAAATATGTCGATCGACCAGGTTGTAGAGGCAATTTTAGCTCAAATCAAAAAAACTCAAAAAATTTTTTAA
- the rpsA gene encoding 30S ribosomal protein S1, protein MSENSNQFLDALKQMQGVEVGDIVDVEVLDVEDGQIDVGVENAGVEGVITRREYTSDRNADLRDLVKPGDKFKALVLRRAGGDKENGEFFFSVTRLKEREAYDKLQKDFEEGKAIEGTVTSSVRGGLLVDVGTRGFLPASLISNRYVSDLKPYIGKAMKLKITEIDPNKNRLILSHKDLVEEEREEAFDKVASQLVVGDVVEGKVSRLTNFGAFIDVGGVDGLVHISEISYKHVDKPSDVLKAGQDVKVKVIGIDNDRHRISLSIKQTEPSPFEQATANLNEGDVFEGEVKSLTNFGAFVEVADGIQGLVHVSEISNKHVDKPSDVLKVGQTVKVKVLNIDPSDRRISLSIKAADSNASSSDNNSSRPRRSRNENSVNKKYMSDNDNGFALGDIIGDQLKDRK, encoded by the coding sequence ATGTCAGAAAACAGTAATCAATTTTTAGACGCATTAAAGCAAATGCAAGGAGTTGAGGTCGGAGATATTGTCGATGTCGAAGTATTAGACGTTGAAGACGGCCAAATCGATGTTGGCGTTGAAAACGCTGGTGTTGAAGGTGTTATCACTCGTCGTGAATACACTTCAGATCGTAACGCAGACTTACGCGATTTAGTTAAGCCTGGAGACAAGTTCAAGGCCTTAGTTTTAAGAAGAGCCGGTGGCGACAAGGAAAATGGTGAATTCTTCTTCTCAGTTACCCGCTTAAAGGAAAGAGAAGCATACGACAAGTTACAAAAGGACTTCGAAGAAGGCAAAGCTATCGAAGGTACTGTAACTTCATCAGTACGTGGTGGTTTACTTGTTGATGTTGGTACTCGTGGTTTCTTACCAGCTTCATTAATTTCAAACCGTTACGTTTCAGATCTTAAGCCATACATTGGTAAGGCTATGAAGCTTAAGATTACTGAAATCGATCCAAACAAGAACCGTTTGATCCTTTCACACAAGGACTTAGTTGAAGAAGAACGTGAAGAGGCATTCGACAAGGTTGCATCACAATTAGTTGTTGGCGACGTTGTCGAAGGTAAGGTATCACGTTTGACTAACTTCGGTGCATTCATCGATGTTGGTGGTGTTGACGGTTTAGTTCACATTTCAGAAATTTCTTACAAGCACGTTGACAAGCCAAGCGATGTTTTAAAGGCTGGTCAAGATGTTAAGGTTAAGGTCATTGGTATTGACAATGACAGACATCGTATTTCCCTGTCTATTAAGCAAACTGAACCTTCTCCTTTTGAACAAGCTACTGCTAACTTAAATGAAGGCGATGTTTTTGAAGGTGAAGTTAAATCATTGACTAACTTTGGTGCTTTTGTTGAAGTTGCTGACGGTATCCAAGGTTTGGTACACGTTTCAGAAATCTCAAACAAGCACGTTGACAAGCCAAGCGATGTTTTAAAGGTTGGCCAAACTGTTAAGGTTAAGGTTTTGAACATTGACCCAAGTGACAGAAGAATTTCACTTTCAATCAAGGCTGCTGACTCAAACGCTTCTTCATCAGACAACAACAGTTCTCGTCCACGTCGTTCACGTAACGAAAACTCAGTAAACAAGAAGTACATGAGTGACAATGACAACGGCTTTGCATTAGGTGACATCATTGGTGACCAATTAAAGGACCGTAAATAG
- the der gene encoding ribosome biogenesis GTPase Der has product MALPVVAIVGRPNVGKSTLFNRIINQRLAIVEDKPGVTRDRNYAQAEWMGHKFDLIDTGGITWEGGKIEEEIRAQAEIAIEEADVIVMLTSVVNHMTDLDERVAHLLYRTKKPVILAVNKADNPEQRNDIYDFYSLGLGDPIPVSSSHGTGIGDLLDAIVDKFPEDKDTQAEDVISFSVIGRPNVGKSSIVNKLLGEDRVIVANEEGTTRDAVDTPFTKDGVKFKVVDTAGIRRRGKVYEKTEKYSVLRAMSAIERSDVVLLVLDASTGIREQDKHVAGYAHEAGRGIIIVVNKWDLPKKNSTSAKEFEREIREEFQYLDYAPILFVSAKTGRRLDQIPSMVKEVYDNQNQRIQSSVLNDLLLEASKLVPTPMVKGKRLRVYYMTQVSTNPPTFVVFVNDPELMHFSYERFLINQLRQNFDFTGTPIKIIPRKRK; this is encoded by the coding sequence ATGGCTTTACCAGTTGTAGCGATTGTGGGCCGACCAAACGTCGGTAAATCAACGCTCTTTAACAGAATTATTAATCAGCGCTTAGCAATTGTTGAAGATAAGCCTGGTGTAACTCGCGATAGAAACTACGCTCAAGCCGAATGGATGGGCCATAAATTCGATCTAATCGATACTGGGGGTATTACCTGGGAAGGCGGTAAAATCGAAGAGGAGATCCGTGCACAAGCTGAAATTGCTATTGAAGAAGCAGACGTTATCGTTATGCTAACTAGTGTAGTAAATCATATGACGGATCTTGATGAACGTGTTGCTCACTTGCTTTACCGTACCAAAAAGCCAGTTATCTTGGCTGTAAACAAGGCTGATAACCCTGAACAAAGAAATGATATCTATGATTTCTATAGTTTAGGTTTAGGCGATCCAATTCCTGTATCAAGTAGTCATGGTACCGGTATTGGTGACTTGCTTGATGCCATTGTTGATAAATTCCCTGAAGATAAGGATACCCAAGCTGAGGATGTTATTTCATTCAGCGTAATTGGTCGACCAAACGTTGGTAAATCTTCTATTGTTAACAAGTTGCTCGGTGAAGATCGAGTTATTGTTGCTAACGAAGAAGGTACGACTAGAGACGCGGTTGATACGCCTTTTACTAAAGATGGGGTAAAATTCAAGGTAGTCGACACCGCCGGAATCAGAAGACGCGGCAAGGTCTACGAAAAGACCGAGAAGTATTCTGTCTTGCGTGCTATGAGCGCTATTGAACGCTCAGACGTGGTTTTGCTGGTTCTTGATGCAAGTACAGGCATTAGAGAACAAGACAAGCACGTGGCCGGATATGCGCATGAAGCAGGCCGTGGAATTATCATTGTGGTTAACAAATGGGATCTGCCTAAGAAGAACAGTACCAGTGCTAAAGAATTTGAACGTGAAATCAGAGAAGAATTCCAATACTTGGATTACGCTCCAATTTTGTTTGTTTCTGCTAAGACTGGTCGACGTCTCGATCAAATTCCATCAATGGTCAAAGAAGTTTATGACAACCAAAACCAACGTATTCAATCAAGTGTCTTAAACGACTTATTGCTGGAAGCCAGCAAGCTTGTTCCTACGCCTATGGTTAAAGGAAAGAGACTTCGCGTTTACTACATGACCCAAGTAAGCACTAATCCGCCAACTTTTGTGGTCTTTGTAAATGATCCGGAATTGATGCACTTTTCATATGAAAGATTCCTTATAAATCAATTGCGTCAAAACTTTGATTTTACAGGAACACCGATAAAAATCATTCCTAGAAAGAGAAAGTAA
- a CDS encoding HU family DNA-binding protein, whose translation MANKAELVSEVASKTKLTKKEVAAAVDAIFGSIQDNLAKGEKVQLIGFGTFEVRHRAARKGRNPQTGDEIEIPASEVPAFKPGKALKEAVK comes from the coding sequence ATGGCAAATAAAGCTGAATTAGTTTCTGAAGTTGCTTCAAAGACTAAATTGACTAAGAAGGAAGTTGCTGCTGCTGTTGATGCTATCTTTGGCTCAATCCAAGACAACCTTGCTAAGGGTGAAAAGGTACAATTGATCGGTTTTGGTACTTTTGAAGTACGCCACCGTGCAGCACGTAAGGGTCGTAACCCACAAACTGGTGATGAAATCGAAATCCCAGCAAGTGAAGTACCTGCATTCAAGCCAGGTAAGGCTCTTAAGGAAGCTGTTAAGTAG
- a CDS encoding tetratricopeptide repeat protein, with protein sequence MSYSEQLLDSIQNHDFSQSKHLLKEALNNDDPEILASLAENLTGLGFTDLAKEVYRALIVKFPKEDLFKVYLAEILLNDGDEDDGLSLLYSVSQYSSAYLDSLLVQADYYQTSGLIETAKDKLLQALKIAPEEDAVKFGLAELDYLSGDYEQALALYKDLVQRQETFGEVNLNQRLFATNAKMGNYEQAAEIIRKRSDSIFDIDSKYEAGLVMLSVGDDDKAIKFLDEVIEQSPDYVNAYPLLAQAYEHKHDNEQVLRTAQAGLAYNELDETLYSLGARAAANLNEMDTARDLLEKGLKIAPDNSDLRMQLSNLYLHMHQDSGNIALFKDLDNENIEPQAHWNMALSYERLDNSEKAQSEFLLAYPDFKENPDFLRQMIMFFNAQNNSDITKQLLERYLKLVPEDDEMQDLYNNL encoded by the coding sequence ATGAGTTATTCTGAACAATTGCTTGATTCGATTCAAAATCATGATTTTTCACAGAGCAAGCACCTTTTAAAAGAAGCACTAAATAATGATGATCCTGAAATTTTAGCATCACTAGCTGAAAACCTGACGGGTTTAGGGTTTACTGATTTAGCTAAAGAAGTATATCGTGCCTTAATTGTCAAATTTCCTAAAGAAGATTTGTTTAAAGTATATCTAGCAGAAATTTTACTTAATGATGGCGATGAAGACGATGGCTTGTCGCTGCTTTATAGCGTCTCTCAATACTCTTCTGCTTATCTGGATAGTCTGCTTGTTCAAGCTGATTATTACCAAACAAGCGGCTTAATTGAGACAGCAAAGGATAAATTATTGCAAGCACTGAAAATTGCACCTGAAGAAGATGCGGTTAAATTTGGTTTAGCAGAATTAGACTATTTAAGCGGTGACTACGAACAAGCTTTAGCCTTGTATAAAGATTTAGTTCAACGACAAGAAACATTTGGCGAAGTTAACTTAAATCAGCGTCTTTTTGCCACAAATGCTAAAATGGGCAACTATGAGCAAGCTGCTGAAATTATTAGAAAACGTAGCGACAGTATTTTCGATATTGATAGCAAATACGAAGCTGGGCTGGTAATGTTATCGGTTGGCGATGACGACAAGGCAATTAAGTTCTTAGATGAAGTAATTGAACAGAGTCCAGATTATGTCAATGCATATCCATTATTAGCGCAAGCTTATGAACATAAGCACGACAACGAACAAGTTTTGCGGACCGCACAAGCCGGTTTAGCTTATAACGAACTAGATGAAACTTTGTATTCATTAGGAGCCAGAGCCGCTGCTAATTTGAATGAAATGGATACTGCCAGAGATTTGCTTGAAAAGGGTCTAAAAATTGCTCCAGACAACAGTGATTTGCGTATGCAGCTATCTAACTTGTATCTTCATATGCATCAAGATAGCGGCAACATCGCTTTGTTCAAAGATTTGGATAATGAGAATATTGAACCTCAAGCTCACTGGAATATGGCCTTGTCTTATGAACGACTCGACAATAGTGAAAAAGCTCAAAGCGAATTCTTATTAGCTTACCCTGACTTTAAAGAAAATCCTGATTTCCTGCGTCAAATGATTATGTTCTTCAATGCTCAAAATAATAGCGATATTACTAAGCAACTGCTTGAACGCTACTTGAAGCTTGTCCCTGAGGACGATGAAATGCAGGACTTATATAATAATTTGTAA
- a CDS encoding YitT family protein — protein sequence MKRINKATFIDLLMIALGCAIYGISLDMISVPNKLADGGLSGISLILRHFWGINMGLSTLILNIPLILLGYRFMGKRLLAYTIWGTVSLSFFLWFWRSVPIIKQLDLEHDLFLSAISAGVLSGIGLGLVFRYNGTSGGTDIIARICQIKFGISSGKMLLFCDAVVLFASLSYLDIKHMMYTLLASFILSRAMDTIQQGAYSARGLLIISDKYEQIGQMIDLKLERGFTYFQALGGYKQDEKRVIYVVVAPREIPAIKQLIKQEDPNAFVSILEVHEAVGEGFTYKQKRHNFFIRK from the coding sequence ATGAAAAGAATCAACAAAGCAACATTCATTGATCTTTTGATGATTGCACTTGGATGCGCCATCTACGGCATCAGCCTAGATATGATTTCCGTACCCAATAAACTAGCAGACGGAGGTTTAAGTGGTATATCGTTGATATTACGCCACTTCTGGGGCATCAACATGGGTTTGTCGACCCTGATACTAAACATTCCTCTTATTTTATTAGGTTACCGTTTCATGGGTAAACGCCTTTTAGCGTATACAATTTGGGGAACGGTGTCTCTTTCCTTTTTCCTTTGGTTTTGGCGCTCAGTTCCTATTATAAAACAATTAGATTTAGAACACGACCTCTTCCTCTCAGCAATTTCTGCTGGTGTGCTTTCCGGGATCGGATTAGGACTGGTCTTTAGATATAATGGAACTTCTGGAGGAACTGATATTATTGCCAGAATTTGTCAGATTAAATTTGGTATTTCTTCTGGTAAAATGCTGCTGTTCTGCGACGCCGTAGTTTTGTTTGCTTCTCTATCATACTTGGATATCAAGCACATGATGTACACGCTGCTTGCGTCATTTATTTTATCCCGCGCGATGGACACAATTCAACAAGGCGCCTACAGTGCTCGTGGTCTTTTGATTATCTCAGATAAATATGAACAGATTGGCCAAATGATTGACCTCAAGCTGGAACGCGGCTTTACCTATTTCCAAGCATTGGGTGGCTACAAACAAGATGAAAAAAGAGTAATCTACGTCGTAGTTGCACCACGTGAAATTCCTGCTATTAAACAATTAATCAAGCAGGAAGATCCTAATGCCTTCGTTTCAATTCTTGAAGTGCACGAAGCTGTGGGTGAAGGATTTACTTATAAGCAAAAACGCCACAACTTCTTCATCAGAAAATAA
- a CDS encoding CCA tRNA nucleotidyltransferase, whose amino-acid sequence MIRINNLPEIFVKAMPVLRTLEDAGFEAYFVGGSVRDVLLHRHVHDVDITTSAYPEEVKELFDKSIDTGIKHGTVTVLYGGESYEITTFRTESGYQDFRRPDHVTFVQNLDEDLKRRDFTINALAMDMHGDIVDLFNGIEDLKNHIIRAVGNPEKRFHEDALRMMRAVRFMSQLEFKLEEKTEQAIKDNHELLKKISVERIREEFVKMGLGPFSRQAFQIFLDTQLSEDVPDFAGKKDLLQVYPQLKFSPTMETSLWAVIIILLKVPNENIGKFMRDWKNSNAMTEKVEQIIKMFDLIADHVPTDYELFEAGEDIIINTIDVADILGQPVSSEALVDRYLALPIKTPSELAVDGRFLIKRGMRPGAQLGRTLNQIRKKVVACEIENSEEAIEQYLDDLD is encoded by the coding sequence ATGATTAGAATAAATAATTTACCAGAAATATTCGTTAAAGCAATGCCGGTCCTGCGAACGCTTGAAGATGCAGGCTTTGAGGCTTATTTTGTCGGCGGCTCCGTCAGAGACGTTTTACTGCATAGACATGTCCACGATGTCGATATTACTACCAGTGCTTATCCAGAAGAGGTTAAGGAACTTTTTGATAAATCAATTGATACTGGTATTAAACATGGCACCGTAACTGTCTTATATGGCGGTGAAAGTTATGAAATCACCACTTTTAGAACAGAATCCGGTTATCAGGATTTTAGAAGACCGGATCACGTAACTTTTGTTCAAAACCTTGATGAAGATTTAAAGAGAAGAGATTTTACGATTAACGCCCTAGCAATGGACATGCACGGTGATATCGTTGATTTATTCAATGGTATTGAAGATTTAAAGAATCATATCATTCGTGCCGTTGGCAATCCTGAAAAGAGATTCCATGAAGATGCCTTAAGAATGATGCGTGCCGTCAGATTCATGAGTCAATTGGAATTTAAGCTAGAAGAAAAAACTGAACAGGCTATCAAAGACAATCATGAGCTGTTAAAGAAGATTTCAGTTGAACGTATCCGCGAAGAATTTGTCAAAATGGGCTTAGGACCATTTTCAAGACAGGCATTTCAAATATTCCTAGATACGCAATTAAGTGAAGACGTGCCCGATTTTGCTGGTAAAAAGGACTTATTGCAAGTCTACCCACAATTAAAATTCAGTCCAACCATGGAAACTAGCCTGTGGGCAGTAATTATTATCTTGCTTAAAGTGCCTAATGAAAACATTGGCAAATTTATGCGCGATTGGAAGAACTCCAATGCCATGACTGAAAAAGTTGAACAAATTATTAAAATGTTTGATTTGATTGCAGATCATGTGCCAACTGATTACGAATTGTTTGAAGCTGGGGAAGATATAATTATCAATACCATTGATGTGGCTGACATTTTGGGTCAACCTGTTTCTTCTGAAGCTTTGGTGGATCGTTATTTGGCTTTGCCGATTAAAACTCCAAGTGAATTGGCAGTAGATGGCCGTTTCTTAATTAAGCGAGGGATGCGTCCAGGTGCTCAATTAGGCCGTACCCTTAACCAAATTCGAAAAAAAGTTGTCGCTTGTGAAATAGAAAATAGTGAAGAAGCTATCGAACAGTATTTGGATGATTTAGATTAA
- the trhA gene encoding PAQR family membrane homeostasis protein TrhA encodes MKISKLWQEPEHRSDRYYLLDNIFSAITHGIGFGLSVAGLVILIVKAAHTGSPMRIVTFTIYGSCLVLLYLFSTLYHSLIFTRAKHVFQIFDHSSIFLLIAGSYTPYSLVAIGGTWGWTLFGLIWGLTVFGIIYYIFNRGKHVILDTVLYVAMGWLVILSGPYLYNRLSPTGFWLLVGGGIAYTVGAILFSMRNVPFIHTIWHLFVMLGSILMYFSVLFYV; translated from the coding sequence ATGAAAATTAGCAAACTCTGGCAAGAGCCTGAACACAGGTCAGACAGATATTATCTTTTAGACAATATTTTCAGTGCCATCACTCATGGAATTGGCTTTGGCTTATCAGTGGCTGGTTTGGTCATCTTAATTGTTAAGGCGGCTCATACCGGTAGCCCTATGAGAATCGTAACTTTTACTATTTACGGTTCATGTCTGGTTCTGCTTTACCTTTTTTCAACACTATATCACAGCTTAATCTTTACCCGGGCAAAACATGTTTTCCAAATTTTTGATCATTCTTCGATCTTTTTGCTCATCGCTGGTTCCTACACCCCATATTCTCTTGTTGCAATCGGTGGTACCTGGGGCTGGACCTTATTCGGCCTGATTTGGGGACTGACTGTTTTCGGTATTATCTACTACATCTTTAACCGCGGCAAGCATGTTATCTTGGACACGGTTTTATATGTAGCGATGGGCTGGCTGGTAATTCTATCAGGACCATATTTGTACAACCGTCTAAGTCCAACAGGATTTTGGCTGTTAGTTGGCGGCGGGATTGCCTACACAGTCGGTGCAATTTTGTTCAGCATGCGCAACGTCCCATTTATTCATACAATATGGCACTTATTCGTCATGCTGGGTTCAATTTTGATGTACTTTTCAGTTTTATTTTACGTTTAA